In Bacteriovorax sp. PP10, the genomic window GCTCGATGGCCATGTAATGACATTACTTTTAGATTTATCTGCAAATACTACTTTTTGAGCATCATCAAAAACCTGGACTTCATAAGAAGCCGCTCTCTCTACGACCGGAAGATTGATTAAATAACTCCCAACTCCATTAACTTTTGTATATTTTAAAATGATATTTTTTGTATTAGCGATCACATCAAAAGGTGCCATCTCTTTATAGTTAATACATTGTGTTCCACTTGGCAGCCAGACTGATGATTTATTAATCGGCCTTAGGATAAAGCAGAAAGTTCCAAATTTTTTGACAGTATAGATGATCGTTCCCGATAAAACCTTACTCGATGTAATCTTGTTTTTTAGGGCCTCATCGCTATAGATACTCAATTCAATTTCACTAAGGTCTTTAGTCATTGGTGAAAATTTTAATTCAACCTTTTTTTCTTCAGCATCAATTGAACCTAGCTCAACTGGTGCTTTCAATTCCCAATCTGCAATTCTCGCTGCTACCGAAAAATCAATTTTCGCAGGAACTGCGTTCGGATAGTCTTTGGATAAAACTTCAAAAGAGTAGAGCCCTGGAGCTTCAGGATTGAATTCGATTTTATTTTCCAGTGTATCTTTATCAAGTACAATCTGATTTTGATTCGTATTCGTTAATTTAATGTGAATGCGCTCATTTTTAGCAGCAGTCCATGCCAGATTTATTTTTTCTTTACCATAAATAAATCCCTGCTGAGCTTTTGGAGAAATAATCTTATTTTCACCATCGTAAGTTAAACCAATATGATTAGTTACCGAATCTGCCAGAAAAGCACCTGAACGCAATTGAGGGGCCACACTCCATTCAATTGTTGAGCCTTTCACATCACCAATCACTAATTCCGGAGTCTCAGTCATTAAGACTTTGCTTTTTCCGTCCTGATCGTAAATAGTCACTTTATATTTTTGAGCTGGTACTTCATTCCATGAAAGCTTGATTCCTTCGCCACGCTTTAAACTGATCTGTGAGTGATCGGCCGGTGAAAAAGTTTTGATTGAATGAGCTGAATACATTTCCAGCGGAAAAGAAGTCCCTTCTTTAACTTTATTATTGGCCGGCTTAACCATTAAATAATAACGGCCTTCTTCCAACGGAAGAGTCCAGCTATGAGGTGATCTGGGAGCTGTCACTCTTCCGACAACATCTTTAAAGCCACTATCGCGGGCAAGAACCGCTTCAACGGCACCTTTATTTGTCCACTCTAGAGAGAGACCTTGCCAGATATCAATTTTCTGTCCCCAAACCGGAGAAGTTAAACCAACACCCGCAACTTTTGTAATATCATTTCCATCAAGCGTGAACGATTCATTCTTGTTCACCTCTTGAACCTTTCCTTTCGCATCGTTCATACTGATTTGG contains:
- a CDS encoding FecR family protein — translated: MQFLESLLPPHFTSRNRIIFFLAILFSFISLIALLKVAPKDETQSRKMLATLVEQNQYVTRKFSNSLSFIEVDKGDKLFNGDQIFTGENSTAKVVFTKSGNILNIPPRGLVKIEEGQSGENVDIQKGLAEFVIQKGQSINIVQGTETITLKANDSEQGTGKIFFNDKKIVLQVDSGQISMNDAKGKVQEVNKNESFTLDGNDITKVAGVGLTSPVWGQKIDIWQGLSLEWTNKGAVEAVLARDSGFKDVVGRVTAPRSPHSWTLPLEEGRYYLMVKPANNKVKEGTSFPLEMYSAHSIKTFSPADHSQISLKRGEGIKLSWNEVPAQKYKVTIYDQDGKSKVLMTETPELVIGDVKGSTIEWSVAPQLRSGAFLADSVTNHIGLTYDGENKIISPKAQQGFIYGKEKINLAWTAAKNERIHIKLTNTNQNQIVLDKDTLENKIEFNPEAPGLYSFEVLSKDYPNAVPAKIDFSVAARIADWELKAPVELGSIDAEEKKVELKFSPMTKDLSEIELSIYSDEALKNKITSSKVLSGTIIYTVKKFGTFCFILRPINKSSVWLPSGTQCINYKEMAPFDVIANTKNIILKYTKVNGVGSYLINLPVVERAASYEVQVFDDAQKVVFADKSKSNVITWPSSKTGIYYYKYRVIDSKGRISDYSGVSKLIFPISPLTEWRE